One Saprospiraceae bacterium DNA window includes the following coding sequences:
- a CDS encoding aminopeptidase: MKRIALSMLLALFVAGLFAQKQEPYQFKDIKRLAATEVKNQDKTGTCWAYSTASMLESEALRLGKGTTDLSEMFIVRHIYRQKCENYVRRQGTAQFGEGGLAHDVFHVAKQHGIVPESAYPGRKNPNKPRDHSQLEKDLKSMCDDFVAKGKAGKLSADWLAKIDSVLDAEFGKVPLQFEVGSTMFTPASYRDFLDIKPDDYVNITSFTHHPFYEKFILEVPDNWANGMYYNLPINDMMRCLNYALQQGYSVAWDADVSNMGFSSANGIAIVPQKEWAELSLAERQNAFKTWEPEKSITQEYRQELFDRQVTVDDHLMHIVGRLDEAHGGDFYAVKNSWGEVSDLKGYLNVSEAYMRLNTIAFTLHKNALPADIQRRLGIQPDVPKPSGPTMRPSKTTPTNEKPSDSQVSPAKIQPRVNTVQPKTAPNKNVSDN; encoded by the coding sequence ATGAAGAGAATAGCCCTTTCCATGCTGCTCGCCCTGTTCGTGGCGGGCCTTTTCGCCCAAAAACAAGAACCCTATCAATTCAAAGACATCAAGCGCCTCGCGGCCACCGAGGTAAAAAATCAGGACAAAACCGGCACTTGCTGGGCTTACAGTACCGCCTCCATGCTCGAAAGCGAAGCGCTGCGATTGGGCAAAGGCACCACCGATTTGTCGGAAATGTTCATCGTGCGGCACATCTATCGCCAAAAGTGCGAGAACTATGTGCGGCGGCAGGGGACGGCCCAATTCGGCGAAGGAGGCCTCGCACACGATGTTTTTCATGTGGCAAAACAACACGGCATCGTGCCGGAAAGCGCCTATCCCGGCCGTAAAAACCCAAACAAACCCCGCGACCACAGCCAACTGGAAAAAGACCTGAAATCCATGTGCGACGATTTTGTGGCAAAAGGCAAGGCTGGCAAACTTTCCGCCGATTGGCTCGCCAAGATTGACAGCGTGCTCGACGCGGAGTTTGGCAAAGTGCCTTTGCAGTTCGAAGTCGGCAGCACGATGTTCACCCCCGCCTCCTACCGTGACTTCCTCGACATCAAGCCCGACGACTATGTGAACATCACATCGTTCACCCACCACCCTTTCTACGAAAAATTCATCCTCGAAGTGCCTGACAACTGGGCCAACGGGATGTATTACAACCTGCCCATCAACGACATGATGCGCTGCCTCAACTATGCCCTCCAACAAGGCTACTCCGTCGCTTGGGATGCCGATGTGAGCAACATGGGCTTTTCGAGCGCCAACGGCATCGCCATCGTGCCACAAAAAGAATGGGCCGAGCTCAGCCTTGCCGAGCGCCAAAATGCCTTCAAAACTTGGGAGCCGGAGAAAAGCATCACGCAAGAATACCGTCAGGAACTCTTCGACCGCCAAGTGACGGTGGACGACCACCTGATGCACATCGTCGGGCGGCTCGACGAAGCACACGGCGGCGACTTCTACGCCGTGAAAAACTCTTGGGGCGAAGTGTCAGACCTCAAAGGTTACCTCAACGTGTCGGAAGCCTATATGCGCCTCAACACCATCGCGTTCACCTTGCACAAAAACGCCCTGCCCGCCGATATTCAGCGCCGCCTCGGCATTCAGCCCGACGTGCCGAAACCTTCCGGCCCCACCATGCGCCCGTCCAAAACTACGCCCACGAATGAAAAACCAAGCGACTCGCAAGTGTCGCCCGCCAAAATACAGCCCAGAGTGAACACCGTACAACCCAAGACAGCACCCAACAAAAACGTATCCGACAACTAA